In Micropterus dolomieu isolate WLL.071019.BEF.003 ecotype Adirondacks linkage group LG01, ASM2129224v1, whole genome shotgun sequence, the sequence tctaaaatccAGTGAATAAACTTAAAACTGGATTGTTGTTATGATAAAGACAAGGCTGCAAAATGTGGCATTTGGAAAGGATTTTACTTGACTATGGACGATGTCATCCACAACATGAGAAAACTATAATCTATGTTGTATAGTGCAAGGTCATGTTGTCAGTATGGTCATGCGAGTGACAAAATGGACCCGTAATACTGTCCATGGTCTTTCAAATTGATCTCAAAATCTAATGAAGCATGTTTTACCAGGAGCCTGGCAGTTGAAGACCTCGGGGGCAAAGAGGCAACGTCCAGTTTCCTCTGCAATGTAGGCATAGTCCAACTGACTGAGACCACTGACTGCAGGCAGGAACAGGTTCCACAGCCCTGCCCCCTGGGCCTTCAcctggacacacagacacacatcttATTATACAGAGTGTAGATGCGTGTGCAAACTGAATGCTTATTTGAAGTAGATTCTGGTGATGACAAGCAGAGCTGAAGAAGTTGGAGCAGATCAGAGCACAGacgcagacacagacacaaataactgtattttttgttgaaCTTAAACTCTTAATGATGGATGACAGTGTGTGGCTGACTCAGATGGGAGGTGCACTGTTTATACaagatttaaataaacatgGCCCTTGAACATGCTGGACTGATTTTGAAACATGTTTAtcatatatacagtgggtacggaaagtattcagacccctttaaatttttcactctttgtttcattgcagccattttccaaaaatcaaaaaagttcattttatttctcagtaatgtacactcagcaccccatcttgacagaaaaaaaacagaaatgtagaaatttttgcaaatttattaaaaaagaaaaactgaaatatcacatggtcataagtattcagaccctttgctcagtatttagtagaagcacccttttgatctaatacagccatgagttgttttgggaaagatgcaacaagtttttcacatctggatttgggtatcctctgccattcctccttgcagatcctctccagttctgtcaggttggatggtaaacgttggtggacagccattttcaggtctctccagagaNNNNNNNNNNNNNNNNNNNNNNNNNNNNNNNNNNNNNNNNNNNNNNNNNNNNNNNNNNNNNNNNNNNNNNNNNNNNNNNNNNNNNNNNNNNNNNNNNNNNCAAAATCTAATGAAGCATGTTTTACCAGGAGCCTGGCAGTTGAAGACCTCGGGGGCAAAGAGGCAACGTCCAGTTTCCTCTGCAATGTAGGCATAGTCCAACTGACTGAGACCACTGACTGCAGGCAGGAACAGGTTCCACAGCCCTGCCCCCTGGGCCTTCAcctggacacacagacacacatcttATTATACAGAGTGTAGATGCGTGTGCAAACTGAATGCTTATTTGAAGTAGATTCTGGTGATGACAAGCAGAGCTGAAGAAGTTGGAGCAGATCAGAGCACAGacgcagacacagacacaaataactgtattttttgttgaaCTTAAACTCTTAATGATGGATGACAGTGTGTGGCTGACTCAGATGGGAGGTGCACTGTTTATACaagatttaaataaacatgGCCCTTGAACATGCTGGACTGATTTTGAAACATgtttatcatatatatatatatatatatatatatatatatatatatatatatatatatatatatatatatatatatatatatataaNNNNNNNNNNNNNNNNNNNNcatttctgtttttttctgtcaagatggggtgctcagtgtacattactgagaaataaaatgaacttttttgatttttggaaaatggctgcaatgaaacaaagagtgaaaaatttaaaggggtctgaatactttccgtacccactgtatatatatatataaaaataatgttgaCAGATCTCTTAAAAAAACCACCAccaaattaaataaaggttaaaataaaGATACAAAATATCCTTACATACCTTTAGATCTTTTATTATTTGGGGGGTGTGCCACCTCTGTGGAGACTGAGCATGCTTAGAGTAGTACTCTGCAACTTCctgcagaaaaacaacagtttttacaGAGTAGTTTCTATATCAATATATTTCCTTTTGACTCTAATTTCACTTCTGCACTCTTTATCAGTGGGAACCTGTGCcataacaaaagaaataaaaaaaataaaccactGCTCccacaaataaaagcaaacaagaTTTGCAATGCCATCTCTTAGCATCACACTGCTGCACTGCATTAAGACCGCTATGAGGCCCACCGTACAATATAATTTGTGTAATCAAAAGACTCCCTGTTCTCTCGCTCGAATGAATTAGTTCTGATTGCATGAATGAACTGATGTGCTCTTGCAAATCTTTTCAACTGCAACTTGCAAAAGTCCATCTGTGCAAACAAATCTCTATTCTGTTCTTGGCTGCTCTTGCCACTGACCTCCTGAGCAGGAAGCACATAATGTCTCATGAAGTCTTTGACTTGCTGGAGAACAGCCCGACCTTTAGCCGTCTGGAGAAACAGACCGTCTTCTGTAGGACCTGTGACAGACCTGGCAAGAAACACATCTCACACTTTAAAAAGTCAACACAGAATATCAGAAGCAGCATCTTGATGCCAAATTCCAACTGCTGCTGGCTTAAGTTCAGTCAGCTAGTGGAATCAATCTGTTTTCTGGCCCACACTGAATTTAGAAAATATTCTATTACTAACAATGTTTGGGAAGTTTAATGCTAATTTTATCAAACGTCATTAATGCTTATATTAGCACATTAATGCAAATTACTAAAATGAATACCTAAAAAACAGTCATGACTTTCATCGACTTCTAACAACTGCTGGGTGACAACTTatggataaaataaaaccaGCCAAGTAGATATGAGTCAGATGAGCCATTTAcagcatttattatattttaaaagtaattattCAGTCACTATTAATCAGCAACCCATCTAAAAACATTGACAGACATTTTCTTAGATAACTCTAGTAGGTGTAAGTGCAACCAACCTCTGCACAAGCTGCAAGGCAACCTTTGCCAAGGGCTCCACACACTGGCCGAACTGAGCTGCATTGGGAGCACTGGCAATACCCAGTAAGTGGCGTGCATAGATCCCCTGATGGTGAATAAAGGAGAGTGATGAATATTAGATTAAAAGATACACAGGCCCATCTGGGTCCCTTGGCAGTTAAGAACACAATACCAATAAATGATTAGACATTTTAAGTATCCGAACAATGTAATACTACAGTTATCATTTCAAAGCTATGTTTCACAACTGTGTATTACTTGCTCTGTGCACTTCACTTGCAATCTGTGGATATCTAAAAAGGAAAATAGGGATCAAGTGCAGTAGAACTTAATATAATAAATGGATACTAGCCTGGGCAATTCCTGCCATTTTAAAGACCGACAGGGCCAAGTAGAAATTCAACTGCGGCAAAGCAAATGGGATACCCCGGCACCGGCAGTAAATGGAGTTCAGGTCATCCACAGTTGGGATACCTGCGCATTGGTTGGCGAGAGGAGACAAAAACAATTGATTTAACAAACACTGTGTCTACAGTAACACATGTATTTTTAGACAAAGATGTCCATCTATTTGAGCTATTTGTTAAACTTGTTACACTGTTCTGAgttattatttgtttgataACATTACCTTCTACACCTTTTAAGCTGCCCATTGTGCTGATAATATTAAGGCTTGTAGGCCAGTAGTGAGGCATAAGAAAGTAGGCCAAGTCTGCCAAAGGCTGTCCAGTGGTAGACAGCTCCCAGTCCAACACTGCTATCACACGTGCCTAACGACATCAAATGCACTTTGTAAAGCATTACAGCCACATGAAGTGGATCAGTAAGAACACTTCTTTGGGAAGTTGTACCTCTGTTGGATGGAATATCAAGTTGTCCAATCTGAAATCTCCATGGACAAGCGTGACCTCATCATCACTGGCTGGCAAATTATTCATCAGCCAATCAGACAGTTCATTCATGGCTGGAATGTCTCTCTGGGCTGCTGCATTGTACTGCTTTGTCCAGGTGGACACCTTTAGAGATGGAAAGCCACTTTTGAACGTCACAACTCCTTTTTCCAGAGAActtgtttaaaattattttgatttattgggTACAAGGTGTTATCTCACTTGTCTCTTGCAGTAGCCTGATCCTTTTCCATACCCTTCAAGGTTCAGTGAAGCCAGGTCCAATGAGTGAAGCTTTGCCAACACTTCCACTGCAGCCACATATAGAGCTGTTCTCTCTGCTGCACTCACTCCAGGAAGTCGGAGATCCCTAAATATACGCCCCTGTTCGATAGGGATGGATAAGCAGCAAGTCTATTTAATGACGTAGTACAAAATGATTAACTTATGGTTTTTATTATGCCTATTTTAGGGGGTGCTGCAGCAACCAATTTTCATTTTATAGTTCaagcaaaacagaaataaaaatattagatGCTGGGAGTTCATTATTTTTGGCACAAACTTACCTTCACATGCTCCATCAAGTAGAACTCTGTTCCAATGATTTCAGTATCAGTGCAGTGCAAGAGAGGCTGAGGTACAGGGAAGCCAGCAGAGAACAGGGCCTTTTGCACCCGATACTccctgtccacctgtaaacaaTGTCACAAAGATCCACCATTTTATACTAAAACATCACCCACACTGTAAACCTTAAGATATTATTATaactcttttttcccccacggGTCTCATATATCCCTAAATCTTTGCTACCCATATATCAAACTGTGAGTCCATTGGAAGCTTTTTAACAATCCTTAAAACATTCCAcatctttcattcatttgtacTATTCAACTTTTTTCTAGTCAGCAATTCAGTTTAGTGCAAGCCCTTCAACAGACAgcattcacattttttatttacagcattctagttttaatgtgttatgtGTGCAACTGAATGTGATCtgcaaaaaaagtgaaagtgaaacctctcttaataaaaaaaggttaaaaattgtttttaaaatgcagacAGTATTCAGTTGTcatgctttcacacacacacacacacacacacacacacacactgcactgatCCAAAATAATTGCTAGCTTGCAGCACAACAGCTACGCATGCAATTGAATATACATGGGGAATAATACATGTATATTTTCTTGGGTTTAAATTGAACTTTCAAGGAAATCCCAATGGAAAATAACGTaacaacaaaagaacaattcaacTCAAATGGCTGTCTTAGAACGTTGACTCTATTTTCCCTATAATTAGTACCAAATTACATACTCAAATTCTTTCCAGGAAACTTTTTAGGAAATTATTAGAAGATGTATGTGTTGTTGGGAGTTTTACAATGTAGAAGAATTGAGTATTTCTTCAAATATGTTCGTGCATTTCTGTCAAATATGGCTTACAGgcaaacacataaatgtatttgtgacTGTCCCTTTGACTTGATACCGTGAACAGAATACCCCAGCACACCAAATAAAATGTCTCCCCCTGCTGAAGAAGTGCGCGACTACACACAACAGTAGTGCCCAAGGTTTTGCTGACCAAAGTTCATTTGTGAACCCTTACCTACAGTCTTTGACCCTTACCTTGTGAGCCCCTGGCAGCAGCTCACCTGGGGGTTTCTTCCTGAGCACCAAGCTGTTTGAGGGTGTTTGTATTAGGAAGGTTGGGTTTGACTGACCAGCACTGAAAAGACAACAAGAAGCTGTTAGCGTGTGATCAGTTTAAATTAGCTAAACATGCTCTGTGCAATATGAACTTTCAAATGCTCGTTTAACGTCGCTGAGAAATTGTGAAACAAACCAGCTCTATGTATCCTAACTTACCTGTACTGTTTGACAGTGAGTGTGTCATGGTTAGACATCCGTGACTTAACAGACAGATAACTTTTAAGTCTGCCAACATTGAATTCATGTTGCTGTCGTACAGGAGTTGTTTGCTCGTCCATGTCTGTTAACGTTAAAGAGTAGGTTAATAATTTCCCAGGTGCATTGATGAGCTAACTTTCACAGCGTTGATAGTAGTCGGACCGtttacagatacacacaccGACTAAACGTACTCATCAATGTCTAGTAGTATATTTATGGCAATAGCTTACAGAAATTTAGTCGTTTTAAAATGTAACGGTCAGATATAATTCAACGGTCAGCTGAAATCCTCAAAAGACTGTTGGAATAGTCCACTAATAATATAGGAACATTTCGAGGTAACTGTACTCGTTTTCTGCACGGACATTGTTTACAAGAACACAGAATCAGACAGCTGATTTCACTTGTGAAGACGTGTACTTGCTGTACGGATTTAGCCGTGTAGATAGTTCACTTGCAATTGTATTTATACCATTATATTTCGGTAACATTGTTTAGCGATATTTGTCTTTAATAATGGCGACAGTAGAGGAGTTGAAGCTGCGGGTGAGGGAGCTGGAAAATGAATTGATAAAGTGTAAGCAGAGGCAGTGTGCTATGGAGGATGCTCCACCAAGCCAGGAACTTCACAGACCGAAGATTGAAAAAATGAGCGCCGAAGTTGTGGATTCCAACCCGTACAGGTGATTTTTTTACCTCTGTAGTTTGGCTTTGACAGGTTTTACCAGGACTGTGCATAACGCCGAGAGGCTACGCCTTATGAGTCACCCATCCCATATGGTGGTACATAATGGACCACGAGCTAATCTCAGCTGTGTTTTCATTGCAGTCGTCTAATGGCTTTAAAGAGAATGGGCATCGTGGATGATTATGAGGTATGAAATTTAAGGGTTATTCTTTTCTGAATCCAGTACATGAGTCTGTGGTTGCTGCTTTATCCCTAACAGAAATTATCATAATGCTCTAAAAAGATAATACTGAAAGTATGGAACAACTGATATTGTTCAATTTCCAATTTTCACACCCATGTGGGGTGCAACCTTCCACACGTCATTCAATATTAATACCAAGATGCATGGTAGTTTCAAATCCAGGTCCAAAACTATAAGTTTTTGTcacataatattaaaatatgaacTGATTAATTCTTgataacttaaaataaattaattccaCATATGGCCAAATATCAGCACTGCACCAATATATCAGACTCTACCTATCAATGTTACCTGAATGAAAGAGTGGATAAATTATTTTACAACATTAGGAAGGATGAATAATCATCTTCAAATTTTGTTGACAGAAAATCCGGACATTCACTGTCGCTGTGGTTGGTGTTGGAGGAGTTGGCAGTGTGACTGCTGAAATGCTCACTAGATGTGGCATTGGTAAGGTAatacaacctttttttaaaaaaaatatttcttctaCATTGCTTTATACCCGTTCAGTAGATTGTCTGCCTGTGCTTACCCCAATCTCCTCCATGCTTGCATCATCACAGTTGCTCCTCTTTGACTACGATAAAGTAGAGCTGGCCAATATGAACAGACTGTTCTTCCAGCCTCACCAGGCAGGTCTCAGTAAAGTGGAAGCGGCAGAGCACACACTCAGGTACGCTGGTGTTTATAGTAATCCAGTTTCCCCCCCAAAATTACATGTTAcgtgtttctttttgtttacatgttccTCAATTTCTCAACAGGAACATTAACCCAGATGTGTCATTTGAGACCCACAACTACAATATTACCACCATGgaaaattttacacattttatggaGCGCATCAGGTACTCTCCAGTTTTTAGTATTACTATTCTTTCTCCTCAGTGGTGCAGGCCTTTACAAAATATTACTGTGTCTTCTCAGTCATGGAGGGCTGGAAGAAGGGAAGCCCGTGGATTTGATCCTGAGCTGCGTGGACAACTTTGAGGCCAGAATGGCCATCAATACAGTAAGTACATCACTGTCACAAAAACAGAGCTGTTAAACACTGTTACTCTTGCAGATGGTAATAATTTTGTCATGTTTGTCCCAGGCCTGTAATGAACTAGGTCAGATCTGGATGGAGTCTGGTGTCAGTGAGAACGCTGTATCGGGACACATCCAGCTCATCATTCCCGGAGAGACGGCTTGCTTCGCTGTATGTccacacagaaaaataatctttaCCTTTTTAACACAGTTATACTTTTCTTTGCACTGAAAGTAACATTGCCCTGTGAGAAACAAAGTAGTAGTTGTTAAATATACATGTAGTCGTAATACAGATTCATATCCCTTGTTAGTGTGCTCCCCCCCTGGTGGTGGCAGCTAACATCGATGAGAAGACCCTAAAAAGGGAGGGTGTGTGTGCTGCCAGCTTACCAACAACAATGGGCGTCGTGGCAGGCATCCTGGTGCAAAATGTCCTCAAGTAAGATATCATTATTTAAGGGCAGTGGTAAACCTAAAGGTGCCGTATGTGTGTAAATTGTTCataacatttttttgtctttcaggtATCTGTTAAAGTTTGGCACTGTCAGTTATTATCTCGGCTACAATGCCATGCAGGACTTTTTCCCCACCATGGCCATGAAAGCCAACCCCCAGTGTAATGACCGCTACTGCAGGAGACAACAGGAGGAGTACAAGGTGTGTGCCTGCTGTTTTAAGTGTTAAGAAGTACGTCCAAACAACTGTTCATTGCCAATACTCCCTCTTATATTGCGTTGTACCAGTTGGGAAAGCTAACCGTGTCTGTGTGAATTTTTCCCTTCAGAAAAAAGAAGCCGAGCGGCCAAAGGTTGAAGTTgtgcaggaagaggaggaggttgtGCACGAGGACAATGAGTGGGGTGAGCAACTAACAGTGTTAAATCTGTACCAGTTTGCATGGATTTGACGTTGTACAAGATATTATATCTCCTTATgtgtattaacacacacacacacacacctgtgctgTGCAGGTATTGAACTAGTATCAGAGATGACTGACCCAGAGTTACAGGCTGCATCAGGCACAGTGCCTGACCTGCCAGAAGGCATCACTGTGGCTTACACCATTCCAGCTGAGGTCAGTTTTCTGTAACACAACACTGGAAGTTTTTACATTGTGATAAGTAAATATTCACTGTGACATATGACCGTGGGCAAGTTAGTAGTCTCCAATTGTATTTTAATTCCATACTGGTATCTAACTAatacactgaaatgaaaatgactgCCTGGCTCCAAAGTAGGAAATCAGTCTAAAAATCATGATGTGGTGGAAATGGGTCAGCAGTAATGTGATGTATATGGACTTTAAATGCTAGCTTAAATTCCActattttgtgttgtgttgactAGGAGTCTTTTCAACTAAATTCTgctaatattttgttttctcatgTTTGAACCAGAGTACAGCAAGTGGAGAGACAGTGGAGGACACTGAGCAGAGCCTAGAAGACTTGATGGCTCAGATGAGAAAGTTGTAGGCACCAATCTGAAGATTATGATGCCTTTTCTATTACGTTGCTTTCTTTGATAACAAGGACCCTTACGGAAAAGccaattaatgtaaaataaaagattATAGAATCAATTATTGTAACTGATAAAGAAGAGAAATGCATAAAAAGGTCTGCTAATGGCATTTCACCCAGCACCCAGAAAATGCAAAAGCAGTCAGTCAAATGTGTAATTTGCTGAGAAACTGGGATTGCGTTTGGCACTTAAAATTGGTAGTCTCTAATGAAATGTCTCCAAGCCTAGAATAATGCCAATGTTTAACATTAACATGTATCCCAATGTATTTTCTACGCTAATGAACGTTTAATGCATGTACTCTGTCATTTActcagctttaaaaaaacatctgcaacaacagtaCTGATGAACAATGTTTAAGTTGTCTGAATAAAGTATTTATTAGATGGAATACAATATTCTTGATACATTGGATgtcatttttgttattgtcctgtacagattttacattaatacatgaatatataaaaacacGTAAGATACATAGTATGTACTATATTTGGCAATGAGACGATTGAGGTTTTGGTATAGTGTCCCTTTTTTACTAACATACTGTTCATTCAATCAGACGATAAATCATGACTTTATTGTACTTGTACCTTGACACTCATGGTTTTGGCAAATCCCTTAAAATACTCtttgtaaatgaataaaacagacattttagtTTTGTATAAACAGCATGCAGTCAGTACCAGAGGTGATGTTTCCTCAGACTTGGTCAAGGCTTGTTTTTGGACCttatacattttttctttttggattaCATACTTTAGTGGGTAAACACAatttaatgtaaacataaatacTATCTTAATGTaccaactttaaaaaaaaaactaacccTTCATTCAGGAATGTAgacttggcaataaatctgaGGTCTGAAGAGTTTTGGTAAAAGATAACAGCATGATCAGCGTGAGCGTGAGTGTTTGACAGTTCATGATGTCATCTCCTTAAAAGAACCTTGAGAAGCCCTTACTGTATTTTCAGCcttgttcatttaaaatcaaactTAAAGAATGATTCATTGGGTTTTCTTAATTCCATAACCATAATTGACAAAAAATGAAAGATTTGAAAAAGTGCATACAGTAATATCTACTGTACATTGGAAAgcactttgtgtgtctgttcaaTTACCGTGTTTTACGGGTGCAAATGAATCTGTGCTGCCATTTTGATGTACACTTTCAGGCATCCGCATGTAATAAAGATCAAAGTGTTTGAGTCTGAATTAACAGTGTAAACCTGAGTTCCAGGCCCATGAAAAGGACTGATTTCCTTAAACACATGATTATgtgaaatgaaatattaataaatactttTCACAGACTAATGTGGCAGACTTCCTAATCATACTCGCAGGTACAGCATATTCAACTAGACAACAATCACAGTGTGATGACCAGGATGGTTCCCTTTTTGATAAAACCATGGGGTCCTGATTTGGTGATTCTATGGTAGTTAGTGCTGTCAAACCAGCCTGTATTGTTCTGTGGCAGTAAGTGGCTGAACAGAGTCACCTCGGGGCATGTGGGAGGGGAGCAGGTCCCCTCAGACTGAATGTGTCCCCACTGGAGGAGTGGCGGGACGGGGCGTTCCCACACACTAACGATGGCTCTGCCTCCTTTATCTCCATTGCACGTTTGTAAAGCTCTGCAGCCTTCTCGAAGTCACCCTCTTCGTAGCTATTTACAAAAggaataaaaacagagaaagaaatgttgTTTCATTAAACAGTCATGATTAAACTTCTGATTAGCCAAATGTAGAATGTAAACTACTGTACCTCAGCACAGCAAGGTTTTTGAGGGTCTCTCCGACCCGTGGGTGTGAGCGCCCCAAGCTATCCTCGTATACTTTCAGCGCTCGTTCATAAAGAGGCAAGGCGTCACTGTGCTTCTTCTGCCAAAGACAAAGCAATTCATAGTtagctttgctctatacaacctGAAATACAGCTACACATGCTCATAAGAGccattgaaataaaaacaagaaatatgCAAGTCAGGAACATGTGGCACAGACTGAAGAAAGCATGATAAACATTCTCACTAGTTGGCAGTAGATTACAGCCAGGTTGACCAGTGCTGTGGCCACACTGGGGTGTTTGGGCCCAAAACTTTTTTCCCTGATTTCCAGAGACAGCTCATACAGTGGAACAGCCTTTTCCAGCTTCCcctgaacaacacacacatcttcAAATCAGATTCTCAGCCAATGATAAACACAGAATGAGCTTTTCAACAGACAGAATATTAAAGTTTCAGTGTCAACGGTCAGATGTGACTCACTCTGCGTTTATAGAGCATGGCCAggtgtttgagtgtgtatgCCAGAGAGGGGTGGTCTGGGGACAAGGCCGTCTTGCGGATGTCTAGCGCCCTCTCATACATGTCCTCAGCTGTCTCatactccctcctctctgtgtgcagTGCAGCCAGGTTGTTGAGGGACTGAGCACAGTCTGGGTGGTCTGGACCCAGGACACGCTGACGCATCTCCAGAGAGCGGGTCAAGAATACCTTGGCCGCACTAGTGAGGACAAAGAGAGGGATTTTAGATATGTTAGTGGACATACAAATTAAGGCTTAAAGACTGaagaaacaaatcaacaatCAAGTAGAAGGTGCAATTTGAGATAGTCTAAAATGGAAAGTGTTTTACATCTGTCTGTGTACATGCTAACTGCCTTACTCAAGGTTGTTTTGGAGGTAGTAGAGGACACCCAGTTCATTAAGTGTCTTGGCACAGTCTGCAGAGTCTTTTCCCAGGGTCAGCTCTTCCAGCTGTAGAGCTCTGCGTCTCAACAGAGTGAAGCCATACTGAAGGAAGGAGTAGATAAAAGGCATGTACAATATGACCGATCAAGTGAATGTGACTAAGCATGTGGGTATCTGGGAAACATGCTTACCATATGACCTTTCTGGCGAGCAGTCTTCTGACggatcttcacagacatcttccTGAGTTTCTCTGCTTGTTCATATCTGattgttaaaatgccaggtgtAAGCcgttaaatgtgtattttaaatgaaaccCTGCAGTGTCCCTGGGTGTTTTAGTTACTCTTAACTTTTAATAAGATCATCAACACAGGTGGGATGCTTGGCAGGAACAACCAACTATTATAAATATCATCGTGCATGCCAACACCAAGACAAACATTTACTTGTTTTGCTTCTGATACAGCATGGCGAGTGACTCCAGCTCTCGTGCTACGCTGGCATGCTCAGCTCCGTAGGCATTCTCACTTATCTCCAGGGCCTGCTTGTATAGCTGCTCAGCGTTACCATACTTCTTCCACTGAACATAAACCCCGGCTAGCTGGTGCAGGGAGCGAGCTACGCTGGGATGGTCTGGGTCCAAAGCTGTCTCCCTAATCTCAAGGGACCTTTGTAAAGGGGCTACAGCctagacaaacagacagacagaatcaATATGTGCACTATCCTA encodes:
- the nphp3 gene encoding nephrocystin-3 isoform X3, whose amino-acid sequence is MDEQTTPVRQQHEFNVGRLKSYLSVKSRMSNHDTLTVKQYSAGQSNPTFLIQTPSNSLVLRKKPPGELLPGAHKVDREYRVQKALFSAGFPVPQPLLHCTDTEIIGTEFYLMEHVKGRIFRDLRLPGVSAAERTALYVAAVEVLAKLHSLDLASLNLEGYGKGSGYCKRQVSTWTKQYNAAAQRDIPAMNELSDWLMNNLPASDDEVTLVHGDFRLDNLIFHPTEARVIAVLDWELSTTGQPLADLAYFLMPHYWPTSLNIISTMGSLKGVEGIPTVDDLNSIYCRCRGIPFALPQLNFYLALSVFKMAGIAQGIYARHLLGIASAPNAAQFGQCVEPLAKVALQLVQRSVTGPTEDGLFLQTAKGRAVLQQVKDFMRHYVLPAQEEVAEYYSKHAQSPQRWHTPQIIKDLKVKAQGAGLWNLFLPAVSGLSQLDYAYIAEETGRCLFAPEVFNCQAPDTGNMEVLHMFGSEEQKRKWLEPLLRGEIRSCFCMTEPDVASSDATNMECTLRRDEDNYVINGKKWWSSGAGNPQCKVAIVMCRSCSQDVSSRHGQHSMILIPMDTAGVKLIRPLTVFGQDDAIHGGHFEVHLENVHVPASNIILGEGRGFEIAQGRLGPGRLHHCMRAVGLTELALELLCQRAASRHTFGKKLYQHEVVAHWIAECRLMIEQTRLLTLNAAHALDTLGSRAARKQIAMIKVAAARMACKVVDCAIQVYGGAGVSGDVPLAQMYSYVRTLRIADGPDEVHLSSIAHLELRDQLKKAHAKL
- the uba5 gene encoding ubiquitin-like modifier-activating enzyme 5 isoform X1; the protein is MATVEELKLRVRELENELIKCKQRQCAMEDAPPSQELHRPKIEKMSAEVVDSNPYSRLMALKRMGIVDDYEKIRTFTVAVVGVGGVGSVTAEMLTRCGIGKLLLFDYDKVELANMNRLFFQPHQAGLSKVEAAEHTLRNINPDVSFETHNYNITTMENFTHFMERISHGGLEEGKPVDLILSCVDNFEARMAINTACNELGQIWMESGVSENAVSGHIQLIIPGETACFACAPPLVVAANIDEKTLKREGVCAASLPTTMGVVAGILVQNVLKYLLKFGTVSYYLGYNAMQDFFPTMAMKANPQCNDRYCRRQQEEYKKKEAERPKVEVVQEEEEVVHEDNEWGIELVSEMTDPELQAASGTVPDLPEGITVAYTIPAESTASGETVEDTEQSLEDLMAQMRKL
- the uba5 gene encoding ubiquitin-like modifier-activating enzyme 5 isoform X2; translation: MEDAPPSQELHRPKIEKMSAEVVDSNPYSRLMALKRMGIVDDYEKIRTFTVAVVGVGGVGSVTAEMLTRCGIGKLLLFDYDKVELANMNRLFFQPHQAGLSKVEAAEHTLRNINPDVSFETHNYNITTMENFTHFMERISHGGLEEGKPVDLILSCVDNFEARMAINTACNELGQIWMESGVSENAVSGHIQLIIPGETACFACAPPLVVAANIDEKTLKREGVCAASLPTTMGVVAGILVQNVLKYLLKFGTVSYYLGYNAMQDFFPTMAMKANPQCNDRYCRRQQEEYKKKEAERPKVEVVQEEEEVVHEDNEWGIELVSEMTDPELQAASGTVPDLPEGITVAYTIPAESTASGETVEDTEQSLEDLMAQMRKL